Within the Nitrososphaerota archaeon genome, the region TATTTTCTTAATACTTAATTTATCCTCCTGGCGCTCCATGAAATGGCACTTCTTTCCAGATAATCTCCCACCAATCTTCTTCTGTTATAGTTTCCCCTCTAACTAGAATTTCTAAAACTTTTTTTAGAAGTGCGTGATGTCTTTTTTCATCTAATAATATTGCATTTAAAAGGAATTTGATTTTTTCATTTTCAATTTCAGGTATTATTTTATTAATTTTTCTAATAAGCTCTGCTTCTATCTCTATATGTCTCCTCACAAGTTCTGTTTGTTCATCAAGATTTTCTTGCGTAAGAGCTTTAGAAACTCCTGTTAATAAATTAATAGCTGAAGCATACATTTCTGCATGTTTTACAGAATCTAAAGAAATTCCTTTCAAAGTTCCTTTAACAACTGGATTTTCTATATTAATTAAAGATTTATTTAACGAATCTACGATTTCATTTTCAATTTTAATTTGCTCTTTAAGAAATTTTAATAATTCTTCTTTTGAACTCAATATATTCACCTTTTTTATAATGATTTTTATATAAGATTACTTATAACGTTTTTGCTTCTAAAATAAACTTCCTTACTTAATCGTGAGAAATATAAAATTGTAAAGAAATAATTTATCCATTTTATAAAAGATAATATTTCCTATTTTTTTATACGATTTATCCCCCTCTTAATAAAAAATTTATTTCAAAGGAACATACATAGATGAACGGGTGGCTCCAACTCCAGCTCTTCCATGCACAACTCTTTTATTAGTTATTGCAAATTCTCCAAGTCTATGGCCTATCATTTCTGGTTTTATATTTACTGGAACAAATTCTTTTCCATTATGCACATGTATTGTTAATCCAACCATTTCTGGTAATATTATCATATCTCTACAATGTGTTTTAATTGGTTTATCAGTTTTTTGTTGCTTATATTCTCTTATTTTTCTTAATAGTATTGTTTGCGCTAGTGTTAAACCCCTCTTTCCTAAAGATCTTCTTTGTCTACTTGGCAGTAATTTTATTATTTCATCCATTGACATTTTTTGCATTTCTTCTATCGTATATCCTCTATATCTAAATTCTCTTGACATTTTTTATTCTAACCTTTCTTTACTTAAAAGAAAGAGGTTATATTTTAATTTTTCACTCTTTTATTATAAAAATAAAGCTTTTCATAATAAATTTTATGGAAATTAAATATTTAAACATTTAACTTTCTTCTAAACCAATCTAAAAATCTACC harbors:
- a CDS encoding 30S ribosomal protein S19 — translated: MSREFRYRGYTIEEMQKMSMDEIIKLLPSRQRRSLGKRGLTLAQTILLRKIREYKQQKTDKPIKTHCRDMIILPEMVGLTIHVHNGKEFVPVNIKPEMIGHRLGEFAITNKRVVHGRAGVGATRSSMYVPLK
- a CDS encoding ferritin-like domain-containing protein: MSSKEELLKFLKEQIKIENEIVDSLNKSLINIENPVVKGTLKGISLDSVKHAEMYASAINLLTGVSKALTQENLDEQTELVRRHIEIEAELIRKINKIIPEIENEKIKFLLNAILLDEKRHHALLKKVLEILVRGETITEEDWWEIIWKEVPFHGAPGG